A single window of Gossypium arboreum isolate Shixiya-1 chromosome 13, ASM2569848v2, whole genome shotgun sequence DNA harbors:
- the LOC108462426 gene encoding uncharacterized protein LOC108462426, whose product MEVHAICCIPLSVYSSKDKMVWSVDNSGIYTVRSGYRCLVELYINDITNTNYTGIYKEIWGLNLPPKIRIAIWRFTYEYIPTAVNLYNRRISSSPICPSCGEVPENFMHTLLMCGLAKTVWQSIGVDWSNFNENMDFYTWLNLVFQNRRHDFGKIAATTAWALWQARNKRTMEGKRQSVQDIYSIIFSIIKEMRELKDKIPTPVNAMNSIWKPPQEPFVKVNFDAGFKITLHHSYYGFVIRNSKGLVMRSETIFNKFVSNSFTVEAIACQALDFAREMGFSHAQMQGDSRTAIVKINQVLPDFSDMGTYIEEINIKASSFQHISFHHVDRRANMVAHMLAKVRMSIPKDRFWVEDLPAAAEVHLARDLSGLVSQI is encoded by the coding sequence ATGGAAGTTCATGCAATCTGTTGCATTCCTCTTTCAGTTTATAGTTCTAAAGATAAAATGGTGTGGTCTGTTGATAACTCTGGCATCTATACGGTACGTAGTGGTTACCGCTGTCTTGTTGAATTGTATATTAACGATATTACGAATACTAACTATACAGGAATTTACAAGGAGATTTGGGGTTTAAATCTTCCCCCAAAAATCAGAATTGCTATTTGGCGATTTACATATGAGTATATTCCTACTGCAGTTAACCTCTACAATAGAAGAATAAGTTCATCGCCAATTTGCCCTAGCTGTGGAGAGGTCCCTGAGAATTTTATGCATACTCTTCTGATGTGTGGCCTTGCAAAAACTGTTTGGCAATCAATCGGTGTTGACTGGtcaaattttaatgaaaatatggATTTCTACACCTGGCTTAATTTAGTTTTTCAAAACAGAAGGCATGATTTTGGTAAAATTGCTGCAACCACGGCCTGGGCACTCTGGCAAGCCCGCAATAAGCGCACAATGGAAGGAAAACGACAATCGGTCCAAGATATTTACTCTATTATTTTCAGTATTATAAAGGAAATGAGGGAATTGAAAGATAAAATACCTACTCCGGTGAATGCAATGAACTCTATATGGAAGCCCCCTCAAGAACCTTTTGTTAAGGTGAATTTTGATGCTGGGTTCAAAATAACCCTCCACCATTCTTATTATGGTTTTGTTATCAGGAATAGTAAAGGTTTGGTTATGAGAAGCGaaactatttttaataaatttgtcTCCAATTCTTTTACAGTAGAAGCTATAGCTTGTCAAGCTTTGGATTTCGCAAGGGAAATGGGTTTTTCTCATGCTCAAATGCAGGGTGATTCTAGGACCGCAATTGTCAAAATAAACCAAGTACTACCAGATTTTTCAGATATGGGGACTTACATTGAAGAAATAAATATCAAAGCGAGCTCTTTTCAGCACATCTCCTTTCACCATGTTGATAGACGAGCTAATATGGTGGCTCATATGTTAGCAAAAGTAAGGATGTCGATACCGAAAGACAGGTTTTGGGTGGAGGATTTACCAGCGGCGGCAGAGGTTCACTTGGCTAGAGATCTCTCGGGATTGGTTTCTCAGATCTGA